A window of the Cannabis sativa cultivar Pink pepper isolate KNU-18-1 chromosome X, ASM2916894v1, whole genome shotgun sequence genome harbors these coding sequences:
- the LOC133029052 gene encoding calvin cycle protein CP12-1, chloroplastic-like: MATTMAGMSLSAPRIVAGVDSVKVQPFKPATWLNQPWKRSTSGRLASVRPLFAAPDQISEKVAESIKSAESACSDNPASGECVAAWDEVEELSAAASHARDKKKTSDPLEEYCKDNPETDECRTYED; this comes from the coding sequence ATGGCAACCACAATGGCTGGCATGAGCCTCTCGGCCCCAAGAATCGTAGCAGGAGTAGACTCAGTGAAGGTCCAGCCCTTCAAGCCCGCCACGTGGCTGAACCAGCCATGGAAGAGGAGTACTAGCGGCCGCTTGGCTTCCGTACGTCCCTTGTTCGCGGCGCCAGATCAGATATCTGAGAAGGTAGCCGAGAGCATCAAGAGCGCCGAAAGCGCTTGCTCTGACAACCCGGCTAGCGGCGAGTGCGTGGCGGCGTGGGACGAAGTGGAGGAGCTGAGCGCCGCGGCTAGCCACGCCAGGGACAAGAAGAAGACTTCTGACCCCTTGGAGGAGTACTGTAAGGACAACCCAGAAACTGATGAGTGCCGTACTTATGAAGATTGA